A window of Eulemur rufifrons isolate Redbay chromosome 18, OSU_ERuf_1, whole genome shotgun sequence genomic DNA:
AACTTTCAGGACATaccagaacaaaaacaaacaaataaaacccagtAAATATGGTGCTTGCATACACATCAGTACTCGAAATGATACCAAAAAAAGCACCTCTGCTTCCTCTTTTTGTGCATTCCTTTGATTATCGTTCTTTTCAATCTATGTAAAATGGTTCAAAGATGTTGACTCACAGAGTTGGATTTATCTTGGGATACCACATTCCCATCAGGATGGTCTTGGAGAGACAAAGGGAATTGTTGAAACAAGTAAAGAAGCAACACTTCTCTAAAGATCAACAAATTTTCCTGTTGTTTAAATCAGAGCGCATTGTTGGACAGCTGAAGAGTAGCTCATCTGTTGGTCAGCCCCAGCTTCTGGGAGACTAAAGCGTCGTTAGCATTCCCAGACCTTGACAGCTAGCATTTGATCAAGTATCTTGATTGGAGGgcaaaaaattatgaagaaaataatcccTGTAGTTTCAATTGgttttggcatttttttaaatttaataggcTGTTATTTCTTGGTCtaatttttggggttttttttggtaattctgacttttctttttaaaattttctcccgtgaaataaatctcttaataACATTGCTCTTTTCTTTCACTCTTACTCAAAGAAAAATAGCAGAATTATGATATTTGATTTACACTTATGCTACTattctctttcctattttttattcccctacttgttttattttgtttgatatttacAAATACCATCTATAGAAGATTCCACAGGTTAGGAATATAATGGtcaaaataatattattcatttaatattaaatattaatcacTTAATaactaatttaataatttatttcatttttaagttcttttcagTTTTCAAGCATGATGGATTTTTTTGCAAAAGAGCCAAAGAAACTATACTgatcaaaaaggtaaaatttatttttgtgagaagAAACTAAAGGTTCTAGGCTTATCAAAGCCAGTAAAAAGACATTTACATGTGAGCTAGCTGCATTTTACAAATACTTGCCTCCACTAACTTAAAATGATCTGTTACTGAAAACTTTGCAGGAAACATAAAAGAGTATTTTCTTCAAGGTATCATATACAGTTTAATTCAACTTTCATCATAGTCAGCATATTTCAGCTACCAGGTTACCTAAATGcaatacactttaaaattatatgcttCTGTTTTGtctaaggcaaaaataaaagtcaagttTTACTTACTTTTTGAGGAAATCTGCTATTTctaaggttttttaaatttttaattaggggtacataatagttatatatatttatagggaacctgtgatgtttttatacaggcatataatgtgcaataatcaaatcagggtaattggggtatccatcaaaTCAAGCATTTggcatttctttgtattaggaacattccagttccactctttgagttatttttaaagtatatataactttttgttgactatagtcactttgttgtgctatcaaatactgttcattgtatctaactaactacatttttgcacccattaaccatccctactttatccccaccaccacttttcccagcctctagtaaccatcattctactcctGTCTCCATGAGTTTTACCATGAAGAAGTAACCTAATTATACCCTCAAATTAAAGGTGgtctatattcattttattctcaaagtGAGTAATTTCCTTAGGCTTAACATTAACCTTACAATTCCCCCTTCAAAAAAAAGTTACTTGGTTTACagacaaaatgtatatttttacaaTGAGGAATGgacttttcagttttcaaaaattataatattcttacaataatcagttttttaaaaagcaattattatgaaattattattcatgcttattttattcattagcaTAAAATTCTTTATTACCTTGTTGCTATGGCAAGAATTtaataaacactgaaaaaataagaattatcatTTAATAAGATCTggatggaaaataattttcttattgtgttaaaaataacttttgaaaacataattaagATATTTTGTCCAGATCTACTCACCAATGTAAGTCTATGAAATTTTCGTCTTGCCATTCATAGTAAGTTAGCaattaaagacaaatataattCCTTAGGCctaatgaaaatcaaaattttattaaaaattattttattgtctttaaatTGTCATCACTTCTTTTTTGACAAGAACTTAGATCCCAAACCAACAAAAACctggaacatatttttttttcatttcattgctcTTACCTTGATATTTTGAAGCGAACcaagaaatcatttttctttctgaattgcattagtcttttttgtttctctgttagTTTGTGAAGcactaaagaaaacacaaaacaatagaaatcaggcaagaaaatAGCATACCTTGGAAAAAGTTATCACTTTCTAAATGAAATAACCTCTGACATCTTGACTCCTTCACCCTTTCCCCAGATGCCCTATCAGTCCTATGCTGAATGGCCAGGCACAGAGTTTTGATTGCATTGTGAAGTGTCAGGTCAGCTCAactgaaataagaattttaagaagatGGCACTTAttgcatttgaaaagaatgcaCACAGATAGGAAAgaggaataaacaaaacaaaaaaacaaaaaacactgcaGAAACTAATAATAAGTACACAAAGTACACAAGtgtatttattacattttgcaAGCACTTTGTTCTACATTTCAAAAACGCCACCATCAAGCTGTTGGCACATTTATGTACAAAACAGATTAATTGTAATGCCTGCTACAAAGCAACTCTGTGAAAATACAAACTCTAATACcagaaataaaagccaaaagtGTCAACATCATTACATGAGTTTAAAAGACAGTTTAAAAATCATCACAAACTGTTAAGACACAGAACTGAAACACTATAATATAGAATTTAAAGAAGCCCATTAATACTTTTGCTGAATATCTGTAATACTGCATATATCAGAAAAATGTTGAACCAGTAAGATAATCTAAGtgtaaaaaaagaagcaaaatgaaccccaaattaattaaataatactACAGAATGCATAATCATGCCACAGATAACCCTAGTAATACCCCCCACCTACTACAAGAACTTGTAAAATTACTGATGATGCATGACTAGTCGTTGTACAAAGATTGTTtcactcaataaattttattagaaatgcagtTACACCGAGAAAGGATTTCACAATGGTCAAATCAGTGCACAATACTACCTAGTTTTATACACTGACAAAAATGTCTTGTCAGGCTACATCATTTTAAAAGACACTTTACAGCATTCTTGTagcattagaaataaaagaagagagtCAAGGttaaaacaaacaccaaatttGGTCCAATAATactgattgctttttttttttttaaaattcctttgatTCAGGTACTTCTTATAAATGAATATGAAGGAATATTCGGTTAAAATGACTTACTTGAAATAAAAACACGAATATATCACTACATTTCCAAACAATACATTCTATAGGGGCCTCTGACCACACTTTAGAAAACACTACAGGTAAACCGACATAGATTGGAAGGCTGCAAGCAAAGCTATTATATTAATGGAAGCCTTTTCAAATATATGATACACATTTTAGGAATAGTTTACAGAGGTGCAATCCATTAAAACTTTTAAGGTAGGTAAAACAACTTCTGAGGGGTTAGtgtgcttatttttaatataccaCCTTCATAAAGGTAATTAATGTtccacattagcatattaaaagtTCCAATCCAGCCACTGCTTAAATCACAAAGAGATCATTCTCCAGTAGTCCACAGTagttatttccattaaaattgtCTCTATATACTAAACTTTAAAAGGTAAACCTGATGTCACAATCTTAAATGCCATGCATTAGCATTACTGTTTCTACATGCTCACAACATAAACATGAGTAATTAGAGAGAAATACCTTGTAAGTAcatcaagaaaaaatacaatgttaACAAAGATaagaagcacttttttttttaacctactcTTACAAATTTAGAAATTGCACCTTAGATTGATGAAACCATCAACCAGGGCCTATAGTAACGTGGCCACTGATGTTCAGACAAAATCTCCATATTTCAACAAGCGTCATCATGATGTCATCTCTGCTGTCTACTGTTCATAATGTACAATGGTCCCTTTGAAGGTTACCTGTAGTTAAACTAGTTACcgaaatcaaaactaaaaagtataaaaagctattttctttccaaaacatAAGAAATAATGCAAAAGGTGTTATGTATAACACATGGGAAGTggttaaaaatcaaacaaagttTTGCATTTGACAATGTTAGTATCTTTGATCTTACAGAACTATTAAATGAGTTagagaaatttcaaagaaaaggcTGGATAGGAGCTTGTAGAAAAGATCTGATTACACCAATTTAACAAATTAGGAAATCAAGTGCTAAACAACAAAGAATTGTATTCAGGTGATTCATAAGTCACCTTACGTATCTTTGATGAGAAgcactttcattttgtttttcaaagatttGATGGTTGGATGGCCCTTAGTTAAACACCAATGCATTCAAATggtaaaaagaacagaaaatttatttatgtgtaaGCATTGAGCCGCTCTTTGGAGCGAGTAGAATGGATGTCATGAAGCTCTTGCTCCTCCTTGGACTTAATATCCTCATACTTCTGCATCCGGCAGGCATCTTTCACGTAGGCCCAGTTGGCAGACAGAACCATAAGGTAATGAACctaatcaaagacaaaaataatttacactGGAAGACTGTTCAGCATTTCCATTACACCTTGCTATCAGGAAAGCAGTgcttaaattatgtatttatataggaAATGTTGACGtataaaatagaatcaaaatTTCTGTGGTAATAGCaatgctataaataaaatatattcttcactTCTGCAACTATATGATACCATAATCTTGGCAACTTTTCTTTCAGTATCTCTTTTTCAATTCTGAAGTAACCCAAGACCTTTCTGTCATGTTTCCTGTACATTCTGTCCTCATTTACCCAAACTATAAGACTACACATTTCATGCTTGTGTTTATAATCCACAATCAGAAATATTCTCACATACAGTTGTGTCTAATGGACTTGTGTTAGAGGATATATTGCCCCACTGGGCAATGTAAAGAGAGATCATGGAAACCCTGAAATAAACCTGTGGATTTAATTATCAAGTTAATTTTCCATATCATGAACTTTGCTGTTTCCTTTGGAGAACAAACTGTTAGAAAGTATTGTATCACATGGATTCTCAAAATATATGTATTCACAATACCTAAAATAGTGCCATTTCAAAAAGGAAGCTACTAATTTGTCTAGAGTAATGAAGTTACTCAAATAATAAGCTCCTAGTTTGACTTGAATTGACTGAGCAATgagatctctttctttctttgctttcctctTGGTCCATAGCAGAGATAAAGCAGTTTTCTACACAATGGATATTGATGAATGAGTAGGGAAGAGAAAGTAAGTTGTCAGTTATTTACTTGTTCGGAGTGTTAAAGGGTGGACAATATTTTTATCcaacatttagaaaaatagaacactaaaattttgaaaattattcaagAGAACCttgaaagacagaaagcagactagTTCTAGAAAAGTACAGATGAGCATGACGAATGCACACTCCATATTGAATATCGAATATTGTGACAAATTCAGGTAATCAactgatagcaaaaaaaaaaatattttgacacaTGGATATAGAGAAAAAGATGCATACCACTATAAGTAAATTATTTCCAGAATGTTCTATTTCCTCtgaaattttgcattttgtttaatGGAAACTGCAAGCCACTTGAAAGCAGAGGCTGTGAGTTACATTCTTATATACCATGGTATTTAGATAGTGAAAGCATAATCACTATACTTATATGTGGATTGGATAAGGCTTATATATGTAATCAAAtttatgtggtattttgttgttaGACTATCCAGTGCTGTGGAGAGTGCTTAGTAAGTAGCATGTATTCAAAATGTTtgccaaataaatgaatatatttttcaatgttcAAAAACTTTAACAGCTGAGAAAATATGGCTCCTAAATTATCATTAAATGTGTATGAGtgaaatactgaaaagaaattcAGGGTCACTCTAGTTCAGTAACCGGAGATTTCCAATGGGTCTTCCAGACATTTCATCTGGCCTCAAGGAGAACACAAACCGCCAGGCTTCTGACTGTCTGTCCCTCACTAGGTGAACAGAAACTGGAACAGAACCCGGAAACTGCTGAAACACCAGGTTGACTAATGTCGGCATGTCGGACTTCCTAACAGCTCTACGAAATATCGGAGTAGagtctttgttaattttaataaaaattcttataacCCTTGCCTATATTACAGATGATGCTTTCAATATTTTGGTAGAGTGGAATtcatctcaattttctcatctgtaatacgGAAATAATGATGGTAGCTATATAGTAAGTATGGAATGAGGCTGTGATGAGGTTCATGACAGTTGCTATGTTACGAGTATTGGATGTGTTCATGTATGTAGAGCATTTAACAGTGATTGCAACAGATcaagtttttaagaaatattattaatgGCAGGACTCGTAATATAAGTACTAGGAACAGTAGCAGTAGTTATATTTTACCTGTCTCCTAGGAGCTACATTATTACCAGAGCTAATAAATTGGAAATACTGTCAATCATTTGAGCTAGTAAGAAGTTTTGTGGTAACtctatacaaagaaaaacaacccctaaaagaaacattaaaaaaataatcttctaaACTCTTcctgtttgaaataaaatttatgtataacATTATATCTAAATATATGCAAAGCATAGATTCcttaagaaatataaacataaatttctATCGTcttaaaatcttttgattttttcccagaGTAAGCATTTTTCATAGACTTTTAAATGACATTATCTGTTTAAGCAGATATTTTTCACTAGTGTACACCTGAGGGCATGCATATTTAGACAGAATATTACATGCACGTGTGTGTAGCAAATGCAAACAGATGCTTCATTATACTCTTTTTAAAAGGTACTTTGATGGACTTCTTATACCTGAGTCTATATTGTTGGTAAATACATGTCACTAAAATCCATCCACTGTATAGGAATGTGTGTATGAACACAAATGTACACGTGTTTCCTCTGATCTCCAGCCAGGCTGTGTGCTCCTTGGGACCGAGAATGTTTGACATATCACTGGCCAGAACATGTTGATGCTTCTCCCAGGCATATTTTAGCATAATTTAGGTTAAAAGTACAAAGCCTTTGCTTATTGTTCTATTTTGATCCCTCCCATTAATCAGCCAACATGATCTTATACCtcatattctgaaatgaaattccTATATAGAGGTATACAGTCACTATATCTAAAATGTTAAGCAATGTTTAAGTTAACAAAATATCCGAAAACTCACTTTAGCACTGTCGTAGCCAGTTTTGttggatatatttaaaaatcatttttaataaaacagaatcAGACTTTAATACAAAAGTGTTTATAAAGTCACTGAAAATAACTGGCCTAATACGGCTCATTTGCACATCAGCCTTGTCTCATCATTCCTATAAGTAGTCTTTTACAAGAGATAAAAACACTCTCACTTTTAAAAAAGCCTTCCTTTCATCAACCCATTAGACAATGTATTGGCAACATTaggaaaggaattaaataaatccaaattattcattatttatcacaGTTGGGAGGTTGCCAGGAACCTTCCAGAGTTCTCTACTACTTATaggatacaaaaataaagactGAAGACTTTGGCTGCAAAAGTTATGACTGATGTTCAGAGTGCTAGTTCATTGTTAATATGTGTCATTCCAATGAACAACTGGAATACATGGTGAGTtacagaggaagacagagaatctagcacatagtaggtcctccaCATTTGGGAAAAGCCTGATGTACTGAAAGaggattttaaagatttatttaaaattctttacttCTGAAGAAAAATAGATACAAAAGATGTGACTTGAAACTACTGaggtttattttgagaaaaatctaaTCTTTTTTCCTAAGTGACTTGATATTGCTTTTTTATGTACTTAATTAAGTAGGAGACAAGAATATGTAAATTAAGAAGTTGATTAGTTTACTTGGAATATCACACTTACATCAATACATGCTACAGAAATACGTTTTTTATATTCATAGTAATATAATACCTAAAATTCTGATGAATTACTTGTTTGTTAATGCTatcaacattattattttaatccttaaactgtttatcaaatattatttcaattgtAATGATAATATTTCCTTAGGTTAAGCCTTGTTTTTCACTTGTCTATTggtctccctcttcccccttttttattaactgataaaataaatgtgtttaatacGGACTTCAGACATTAGAGATAAATTACCATCTCTACAAGCAGATAGCTTTGCAATTCAGATTGAGCAACCAAGCATCAGAGCTTAGAGGTCTTACCATAGCAATAACTGCTGCCCCAGCTCCAGCAAGCGCCACGATAAACAAATGGAAGGTCATGTTCAGCTGTAGCGAAAACCACAGAGAACCAGAACACGTCAGAGTTACAAGAAGAAGAGAGGTCAGGACTGCTATTGTTTTTACCAACAAGACTTTGTACATCTTTAAGAAAAGTGAGCCTGTGATAAATCACTCTGTCAAAACACATTACAATTGTCTTTTCTCCTGCAAATTCTTTAAATCTTTGCAACTGCATCATTTTAATATACTTTCATTATAAAGATGAGATTGTGGTTAATAATGATTTTCAGTAATCTTTTAACAATATAAGGCTATGCTATCTCTTTAAacataactttatatttttttcaacattcaTTAAAAGAgtttctagaaaattttaaatatttcttataattttaattgaatatgCAGAGCATCTCGTTTATATTTATTCTCTATTCCCCTTGCATAACACCATTGCAAGTAAAATTGCCTCTGAGAGAATAAGGGAAAATTCGATATagatttaattataatatattcttcAAATAACAAAACGAATGCTAAAATTCTGACAAAATTAAAGGCTGTAAAAACACTCACCTCAGTAGATTCACACATCCTCAAGAAATTCTCAGAGACAGtgcaaattttcttttcctctccaatCGTAACAATCCCTACAATGTGTAGAAAATTAAAGTTTAGCATTATGAATGTTTTCAAGAgccaagagagagaaaatgaaactttttacTGATCAAATCTGAGTAAGTTccattttatgttatttcataTTATAATGGAAAAAGTCTTCCTCAGCTTTCATTGTGAATAATGTGCATAGAATTGTGCATAGAATTATGAATATAAGATGCAAAACTATTTAGCcctcaagaaatttaaaacattttccatctgAATGCAATTGAATCTGGCCACCAGAATTTTCAATTCAATTACAGCTAGTTCTTCGTTGGTTTGGCCCATTAGTGTGATGGTGTAggcattgtaattattttggtaACTATGCCCCAGACTGTGCTGAAATCAGGATCTAAATTTGTTCAGCTAGTATGATGTTTCTGTTAGTCTACAAAGGTATATTGTCCAAGAAGtactttttttcctgctaatATTGAAAACAATGCTGTTAGTAACAGGAAATTAAAAGTTGCTATTTCACTCATGTTTACCCTTGTTCCAGTTGGTTCATGGACCAACTACATCAGATTCACCTGGGGAACtgtgaaaaatatgtatttccagACCCAGCACAGAACTGTCGGATGGAAATCTGTAAGCGTTAAGCCTGGGgcattgcattttttaaacaagcaCACAGGCGATTCACTGCCATGTCACTAGATCTCATCTTAGAGAACAGAAGTAATCAAGTTCACCCTATAAtatgtctttaattttgttttgagaaCTATTGAAGTGCTGAACACATATATGCATgaagaaaaaaacccatataTCCTGGGCAATCTAATAACTAAGCTTTCAGCATTCACTActctttatttagtttttatatatgtgtatttaaacATTCTTATCTTTAAGGTATATCATCAACTATCCTTCTCTATGGAGCTGCTCCCATTAGTTTCTGCTCTGCCAGTAGTTTGTGGAATCTATTTCAGTGTAAAAAAATCTACTTTCAGTGCAACAAATGCACAGAAATGTCTCTGCAATATTTCCTTTTTGCCAAGATGGTTCTAACGGGGGAGAGGGGATTAAAAAAACACTCTCTCATGAGATTTGTCTAAAAATTCTACGGTATTGAGAAAGCTTCCTGGCCAAGGCTATCCTTCTCCATACTGATCCATTAAGACGTCATTTAGGTGGAAGATTTTACCAAATAGATTCTTGAATTATTTAGCAGAAATGAATATAGTTCAGTAAATAGCAATGACCCATAGCTAAACTTACAAAAGACTTCCTATTAAGAATATGTGTCTCTAGTTTTTATGCAAACATAAAATGTCCTTTTGAATGAAATGGACTTAGGTCAAAAGTGCTGCTTATTTCTAGTCTCAACTCTGTCTTCTGTTATATCTTGGACAAATAATGCAATATTCCTAGGTCATGGCTGCCTTTTCTAGAGAAAACATGATGGGTCAGGTCCATGATATAAGTGTTTGTCAGactttagtttattttatttttctgtgatggagattattttctttcacaattgA
This region includes:
- the GPM6A gene encoding neuronal membrane glycoprotein M6-a isoform X5; amino-acid sequence: MLTYLFMLAWLGVTAFTSLPVYMYFNLWTICRNTTLVEGANLCLDLRQFGIVTIGEEKKICTVSENFLRMCESTELNMTFHLFIVALAGAGAAVIAMVHYLMVLSANWAYVKDACRMQKYEDIKSKEEQELHDIHSTRSKERLNAYT